A single region of the Duganella sp. BuS-21 genome encodes:
- the fnr gene encoding fumarate/nitrate reduction transcriptional regulator Fnr, translated as MIRELPALLIPGATIEVLKASCASCSMHQLCLPMGLDNNDMERLDEIIGRRRKVARGATLFRIGDSFQNLYAIRLGHFKTYQVNRAGAEQITGFQMAGELLGMDAISADQHHCSAIALEDSEVCEIPFGTLQQLLGEMPTLLRHFHRMMSQEITREQSVMLLLGNMQATQRFAAFLVNLSSRYEARGYSPNTFQLRMSREEIGNYLGLTIESISRLLSKFKKEGLVRVSNREIELLNPPLLKAITAGTETCA; from the coding sequence ATGATACGAGAACTTCCTGCGCTGCTCATTCCCGGCGCCACCATCGAGGTGCTGAAAGCCAGTTGCGCTTCCTGCAGCATGCACCAGCTGTGCCTGCCGATGGGGCTCGACAACAACGACATGGAGCGGCTCGACGAGATCATCGGCCGCCGCCGCAAGGTGGCGCGCGGCGCCACGCTGTTCCGCATCGGCGACAGCTTCCAGAACCTGTACGCGATCCGCCTCGGCCACTTCAAGACCTATCAGGTCAACCGCGCCGGCGCGGAACAGATCACCGGCTTCCAGATGGCCGGCGAGCTGCTGGGCATGGACGCCATCAGCGCCGACCAGCACCATTGCTCCGCCATCGCGCTGGAAGACAGCGAAGTGTGCGAGATTCCGTTTGGCACGCTGCAACAGCTGCTGGGGGAAATGCCGACCCTGCTGCGCCACTTTCACCGCATGATGAGCCAGGAAATCACGCGCGAGCAAAGCGTGATGCTGTTGTTGGGGAATATGCAGGCGACCCAGCGTTTCGCCGCCTTCCTGGTCAACCTGTCGTCGCGCTACGAGGCGCGCGGCTACTCGCCGAACACCTTCCAGTTGCGCATGTCGCGCGAGGAAATCGGCAACTATCTGGGCCTGACCATCGAAAGCATCAGCCGCCTGTTGTCCAAGTTCAAGAAGGAAGGCCTGGTGCGCGTCAGCAACCGCGAGATCGAACTGCTCAACCCGCCCCTGCTCAAGGCCATCACCGCCGGCACCGAAACCTGCGCTTGA
- the ccoP gene encoding cytochrome-c oxidase, cbb3-type subunit III: protein MADFTNGFWDWYIVVLTLLGVFGCGVLLYSQAKVKLAKTADGQTGTTGHVWDEDLTELNTPMPRWWMWLFYITIVFALAYLFLYPGLGTYAGKLGWTSSAEYKGELKQADAEFGPLFAKYQKQDLKTVAADPQAHAIGERLFLTYCAQCHGSDARGNKGFPNLTDNDWLFGGTPDTIKETILHGRVGAMPPMGAALGGDKDVENVAHYVLTLSGSTADPIKAVFGKEKFGACLACHGAGGKGNPALGAPNLSDKIWLFGGSAETIKETITKGRTTTMPPFDDFLGEAKVHVLAAYVWSLSNSTNMNDVRQPVPAEAVAEQ, encoded by the coding sequence ATGGCTGATTTCACCAACGGCTTCTGGGACTGGTACATCGTGGTCCTGACCCTGCTCGGCGTGTTCGGCTGCGGCGTGCTGCTGTACTCGCAAGCCAAGGTCAAGCTGGCCAAGACCGCCGACGGCCAGACCGGCACCACCGGCCACGTCTGGGACGAAGACCTGACCGAGCTGAACACACCGATGCCGCGCTGGTGGATGTGGCTGTTCTACATCACCATCGTGTTCGCGCTGGCCTACCTGTTCCTATATCCGGGCCTGGGCACTTACGCCGGCAAGCTGGGCTGGACGTCCAGCGCCGAATACAAGGGCGAGCTGAAACAGGCCGACGCCGAGTTCGGCCCGCTGTTCGCCAAGTACCAGAAGCAGGACCTGAAAACCGTGGCGGCCGATCCGCAGGCGCACGCCATCGGCGAACGGTTGTTCCTGACCTACTGCGCGCAATGCCACGGCTCCGACGCGCGCGGCAACAAGGGCTTCCCCAACCTGACCGACAACGACTGGCTGTTCGGCGGCACGCCGGACACCATCAAGGAAACCATCCTGCACGGCCGCGTCGGCGCCATGCCGCCGATGGGGGCGGCGCTGGGCGGCGACAAGGATGTGGAAAACGTCGCCCATTACGTGCTGACCCTGTCCGGCTCGACCGCCGATCCGATCAAGGCCGTGTTCGGCAAAGAGAAGTTCGGCGCCTGCCTGGCCTGCCATGGCGCCGGCGGCAAGGGCAACCCGGCATTGGGTGCGCCCAACCTGAGCGACAAGATCTGGCTGTTCGGCGGCAGCGCCGAGACCATCAAGGAAACCATCACCAAGGGCCGCACCACCACCATGCCGCCGTTCGACGATTTCCTCGGCGAGGCCAAGGTACACGTGCTGGCCGCCTATGTGTGGAGTCTGTCGAACAGCACCAATATGAACGACGTCCGTCAACCAGTGCCCGCTGAAGCAGTCGCCGAACAATGA
- a CDS encoding MarR family winged helix-turn-helix transcriptional regulator, with translation MTLPKPPTLDQHLCYLIYSTSLKMTQTYKPLLTALKLTYPQYLVMVVLWEQDGLGIKDVAERLQQDSGSVTPVVKRLEAEGYLIRSRDPRDERNRVLTLTPAGQELRAAALKVSQDFAGHCSIDNEEVASLMRNLGKLNHNLGS, from the coding sequence ATGACCCTGCCCAAGCCTCCCACCCTCGACCAGCACCTGTGCTATCTGATTTACAGCACCTCGCTGAAGATGACCCAGACCTACAAGCCGCTGCTGACCGCCCTCAAGCTGACTTATCCACAATATCTGGTGATGGTGGTGCTGTGGGAGCAGGACGGGCTGGGCATCAAGGACGTGGCCGAGCGCCTGCAGCAGGATTCCGGCTCGGTGACGCCGGTGGTCAAGCGGCTGGAGGCGGAAGGCTACCTGATCCGCAGCCGCGATCCACGCGACGAGCGCAACCGCGTGCTGACGCTGACCCCGGCCGGCCAGGAGCTGCGCGCCGCCGCACTCAAGGTCAGCCAGGACTTCGCCGGCCATTGCTCCATCGATAACGAGGAGGTCGCCTCGCTGATGCGCAACCTCGGCAAACTGAACCACAACCTCGGTTCCTGA
- a CDS encoding cbb3-type cytochrome c oxidase subunit 3 produces MALDTLFDNASSVMTVISFITFAGILWWAYVRHREDDFATAAQLPFADDEEQHHG; encoded by the coding sequence ATGGCACTCGATACCCTGTTTGACAACGCCAGCAGCGTGATGACCGTGATCTCGTTCATCACCTTTGCCGGCATCCTGTGGTGGGCCTATGTGCGCCACAGGGAAGACGATTTCGCCACGGCCGCGCAACTGCCGTTCGCCGACGACGAGGAGCAGCATCATGGCTGA
- the ccoG gene encoding cytochrome c oxidase accessory protein CcoG, whose protein sequence is MNQPQPQVIKMYAAREEIYPRETDGRYARLRWLFVWLTQLAFYCTPWLQWNGRQALLFDLGARKFYIVGLVLWPQDFIYLAALLIISAYLLFLATAVAGRVWCGFACPQTVYTEIFLWIERKIEGKRSARIALDRQPASLRKFGKKSAKHLAWGAVALWTGFTFVGYFTPITQLMGEVATLTFGPWEWFWVVFYSVATYGNAGWLREQVCKYMCPYARFQSSMFDRDTLIITYDAKRGEPRGPLSKNGNGNGGSCIDCSLCVQVCPTGIDIRKGLQYECIGCAACVDACNGVMDKTGQARGLIRYSTERAMEDHLTPTAIRRRTLRPRVKIYSAVLGLIMLATAGALTLRTPLKLDVIRDRGSMGREVEDGMIENVYRLQIMNTAEQAHVYKIAVSGMPTLAQVTADQVMVEATETKGYPIRLRTAHGAGKPGSNKIDITLSAVDDPSLHVKESAVFIVPR, encoded by the coding sequence ATGAACCAGCCGCAGCCACAAGTGATCAAGATGTACGCCGCCCGCGAGGAAATTTATCCGCGCGAGACGGACGGCCGTTATGCGCGCCTGCGCTGGCTATTCGTCTGGCTGACGCAGCTGGCCTTCTACTGCACGCCGTGGCTGCAGTGGAACGGCCGGCAAGCGCTGCTGTTCGATCTGGGCGCGCGCAAGTTCTACATCGTTGGCCTGGTGCTGTGGCCGCAGGACTTCATCTACCTGGCGGCGCTGCTGATCATCAGCGCCTACCTGCTGTTCCTGGCGACGGCGGTGGCGGGGCGCGTGTGGTGCGGCTTCGCCTGCCCGCAAACGGTGTACACCGAAATCTTCCTGTGGATAGAACGCAAGATCGAAGGCAAGCGCAGCGCCCGTATCGCGCTCGACCGCCAGCCGGCCTCGCTGCGCAAGTTCGGCAAGAAGAGCGCCAAGCACCTGGCCTGGGGCGCGGTGGCGCTGTGGACCGGCTTCACCTTTGTCGGCTACTTCACGCCGATCACGCAGTTGATGGGCGAAGTGGCGACGCTGACCTTCGGCCCGTGGGAATGGTTCTGGGTGGTGTTCTACAGCGTTGCCACCTATGGCAACGCCGGCTGGCTGCGCGAGCAGGTGTGCAAGTACATGTGCCCGTATGCGCGCTTCCAGAGCTCGATGTTCGACCGCGACACCCTGATCATCACCTACGACGCCAAACGCGGCGAGCCGCGCGGCCCGCTGTCGAAGAACGGCAATGGCAATGGCGGCTCGTGCATCGACTGCTCGCTATGCGTGCAGGTATGCCCGACCGGCATCGATATCCGCAAGGGCCTGCAATATGAATGCATCGGCTGCGCCGCCTGCGTCGACGCCTGCAACGGCGTGATGGACAAGACCGGCCAGGCGCGCGGCCTGATCCGCTACAGCACCGAGCGCGCCATGGAAGACCACCTGACCCCGACCGCGATCCGCCGCCGCACCTTGCGCCCGCGCGTGAAGATCTACAGCGCCGTGCTCGGCCTGATCATGCTCGCCACTGCCGGCGCGCTGACCCTGCGCACGCCGCTCAAGCTGGACGTGATCCGCGATCGCGGCTCCATGGGCCGCGAGGTGGAGGACGGCATGATCGAAAACGTCTACCGCCTGCAGATCATGAACACGGCCGAACAGGCGCATGTGTACAAGATCGCCGTGAGCGGCATGCCGACCCTGGCGCAGGTGACCGCCGACCAGGTGATGGTGGAGGCCACCGAGACCAAGGGCTATCCGATCCGCCTGCGCACTGCGCACGGCGCCGGCAAGCCGGGCTCGAACAAGATCGACATCACCCTGAGCGCAGTCGACGATCCGTCGCTGCATGTGAAAGAATCTGCGGTCTTCATCGTGCCGCGCTAA
- the ccoO gene encoding cytochrome-c oxidase, cbb3-type subunit II — translation MKFTHEWIEKNPWLLIALVTLVVSVGGAVEIAPLFFQKSTTEPVAGLKPYSPLRLVGRDIYVREGCYNCHSQMVRPFRAETERYGHYSVAGEFVYDRPFQWGSKRTGPDLARVGGRYSDEWHRTHLQNPRDVVPESNMPNYPWLAKTTLAPADVIPKMNALRRLGVPYSEAEVAAAPEQLKDKTEEDALVAYLQGLGTLIKTRN, via the coding sequence ATGAAATTCACCCATGAATGGATCGAGAAAAACCCCTGGCTGCTGATCGCGCTGGTGACGCTGGTGGTCAGTGTCGGCGGCGCGGTGGAGATCGCCCCGCTGTTCTTCCAGAAGTCGACCACGGAACCGGTGGCCGGCCTCAAGCCGTACTCGCCGCTGCGCCTGGTCGGCCGCGACATCTATGTGCGCGAAGGCTGCTACAACTGCCACTCGCAGATGGTGCGGCCGTTCCGCGCCGAGACCGAACGCTACGGCCACTACTCGGTGGCCGGTGAATTCGTCTACGACCGCCCGTTCCAGTGGGGTTCCAAGCGCACCGGTCCCGACCTGGCGCGCGTGGGCGGACGCTACAGCGACGAATGGCATCGCACCCACCTGCAGAATCCGCGCGACGTGGTGCCGGAATCGAATATGCCGAACTACCCATGGCTGGCCAAGACCACGCTGGCGCCGGCCGACGTGATACCGAAGATGAACGCGCTGCGCCGCCTGGGCGTGCCGTACAGCGAGGCCGAAGTCGCCGCCGCGCCGGAACAGCTCAAGGACAAGACCGAAGAAGACGCCCTGGTCGCCTACCTGCAAGGCCTGGGCACCCTGATCAAGACGAGGAACTGA
- the ccoN gene encoding cytochrome-c oxidase, cbb3-type subunit I, translating to MQLDQHYNYKIVKQFAVATVVWGVVGMLVGVIIAAQLAWPALNLDIPWLTYGRLRPLHTNAVIFAFGICGLFATSYYVVQRTCQVQLYSDKLAAFTFWGWQAVIISAVVTLPMGYTRGKEYAELEWPIAILIALVWIAYAVVFFGTLLKRRVKHIYVANWFFAAYIIAVTILHVVNGASMPASLFKSYSAYAGVQDAMIQWWYGHNAVGFILTAGYLGMVYYFIPKQAERPVYSYRLSIVHFWALIFTYMWAGPHHLHYTALPDWTQSIGMVFSLVLLAPSWGGMINGMMTLSGAWHKLRTDPILKFMIVSLSFYGIATFEGPMMSIKTINALSHYTDWTIAHVHGGALGWVGFITMGSIYYLLPRLAGQQKMYSTKLIDLHFWVATIGIVLYIAAMWIAGVMQGLMWRAVNPDGTLTYTFAESVKATYPYYVVRFTGGFLYLSGMCVMAYNTWMTLRDRDTAVARIPAVHAAHA from the coding sequence ATCCAATTGGATCAACATTACAACTACAAGATCGTCAAGCAGTTCGCCGTGGCGACGGTAGTCTGGGGCGTGGTCGGCATGCTGGTGGGGGTGATCATCGCCGCCCAACTGGCCTGGCCGGCGCTGAACCTGGACATACCGTGGCTGACCTACGGCCGCCTGCGTCCGCTGCACACCAATGCGGTGATTTTTGCGTTCGGCATCTGCGGCTTGTTCGCCACATCCTATTACGTGGTGCAGCGCACCTGCCAGGTACAGCTGTACTCGGACAAGCTGGCCGCCTTCACCTTCTGGGGCTGGCAGGCCGTGATCATCAGCGCCGTCGTCACACTGCCGATGGGCTACACGCGCGGCAAGGAGTATGCCGAGCTGGAGTGGCCGATCGCCATTCTGATCGCGCTGGTGTGGATCGCGTATGCGGTGGTGTTCTTCGGCACGCTGCTCAAGCGCCGCGTCAAGCACATCTACGTCGCCAACTGGTTCTTCGCGGCCTACATCATCGCCGTCACCATCCTGCACGTGGTCAACGGCGCCAGCATGCCGGCCTCGCTGTTCAAGTCCTACTCGGCCTATGCCGGCGTGCAGGACGCCATGATCCAATGGTGGTACGGCCACAACGCGGTGGGCTTCATCCTCACCGCCGGCTACCTCGGCATGGTGTACTACTTCATTCCCAAGCAGGCCGAGCGTCCGGTGTACTCGTACCGCCTGTCGATCGTGCACTTCTGGGCGCTGATCTTCACCTATATGTGGGCCGGCCCGCACCACCTGCATTACACCGCGCTGCCGGACTGGACGCAATCGATCGGCATGGTGTTCTCGCTGGTGCTGCTGGCGCCGAGCTGGGGCGGCATGATCAACGGCATGATGACCTTGTCGGGCGCCTGGCACAAACTACGCACCGATCCGATCCTGAAGTTCATGATCGTTTCGCTGTCGTTCTACGGCATCGCCACTTTCGAAGGCCCGATGATGTCGATCAAGACCATCAACGCGCTCTCGCATTACACCGACTGGACCATCGCCCACGTGCACGGCGGCGCGCTGGGCTGGGTCGGCTTCATCACCATGGGCTCGATCTACTACCTGCTGCCGCGCCTGGCCGGCCAGCAGAAGATGTACAGCACCAAGCTGATCGACCTGCACTTCTGGGTCGCCACCATCGGCATCGTGCTCTACATCGCCGCCATGTGGATCGCCGGCGTGATGCAGGGCCTGATGTGGCGCGCGGTCAATCCCGACGGCACGCTGACCTACACCTTTGCCGAAAGCGTGAAAGCCACCTACCCGTATTACGTGGTGCGCTTCACCGGCGGTTTCCTGTACCTGAGCGGCATGTGCGTGATGGCCTACAACACCTGGATGACCTTGCGTGACCGCGACACCGCCGTGGCGCGCATCCCGGCCGTGCATGCGGCCCACGCCTGA
- a CDS encoding alpha/beta hydrolase has translation MKRTIIASALLAATAFAHAAAPANDTTIVLVHGAFADGSSWDKVIPILQAKGYKVVAVQNPLSSLADDVAATQRVVDAQTGKVVLAGHSWGGTVITEAGTSDKIKALVYVAAFAPSEGEATGNLGKDYPTPAGIATIQADATGYGWLPADSVAKNFAQDVAPATAALINATQGPIALKAFGEPTTVAAWKNKANYYIVASQDRMIDPGLQQAFAKKINATTTTLPSSHVPMVSQPAKVAEVLIAAAQR, from the coding sequence ATGAAACGCACGATCATCGCTTCCGCACTGCTGGCCGCCACCGCTTTCGCCCACGCCGCCGCTCCTGCCAACGACACCACCATCGTTCTGGTGCACGGCGCCTTCGCCGACGGTTCGAGCTGGGACAAGGTGATTCCTATCCTGCAAGCCAAAGGTTACAAAGTAGTGGCCGTGCAGAACCCGCTGAGTTCGCTGGCCGACGACGTCGCCGCCACCCAGCGCGTGGTCGATGCGCAAACCGGCAAAGTCGTGCTGGCCGGCCACTCCTGGGGCGGTACCGTGATCACCGAGGCCGGCACCAGCGACAAGATCAAGGCGCTGGTCTACGTGGCGGCATTCGCACCATCGGAAGGGGAAGCCACCGGCAACCTGGGCAAGGATTACCCGACGCCAGCCGGCATCGCCACCATCCAGGCGGACGCCACCGGCTACGGCTGGCTGCCGGCCGACTCGGTCGCCAAGAACTTTGCGCAGGACGTGGCGCCGGCCACCGCCGCGCTGATCAACGCCACCCAAGGCCCGATCGCCCTGAAAGCCTTCGGCGAACCGACCACCGTGGCCGCCTGGAAAAACAAGGCGAATTACTACATCGTTGCAAGCCAGGACCGCATGATCGATCCAGGCCTGCAGCAAGCCTTCGCCAAGAAAATCAACGCCACCACCACCACGCTGCCAAGCAGCCACGTGCCGATGGTGTCGCAGCCGGCCAAGGTCGCGGAAGTGCTGATCGCCGCCGCGCAGCGGTAA
- the ccoS gene encoding cbb3-type cytochrome oxidase assembly protein CcoS, with the protein MEALYLLIPLSVALVFAALWIFFRAADDGQFDDLVGPALRILQDNDQPVIPAKAGIHRTFDQRQHGFRLPPE; encoded by the coding sequence ATGGAAGCGCTGTATCTGCTGATTCCCCTCAGCGTGGCCTTGGTGTTCGCCGCGCTGTGGATTTTCTTCCGTGCCGCCGACGATGGCCAGTTCGACGACCTGGTCGGCCCCGCGCTGCGCATCCTGCAAGACAATGACCAGCCCGTCATTCCGGCGAAGGCCGGAATCCATAGAACGTTCGATCAACGTCAGCATGGATTCCGGCTTCCGCCGGAATGA
- a CDS encoding FixH family protein encodes MNTLTMPVVPWWKQRWPWLLMAGPAIVVTASIYAGYLAVSAPDALVVGDYYKQGKAINQDLRRDHVASQLGLSVALGYDAASGTLSGRINRKDSGPLLLHLSHATLPEKDIKLILVPDQDGTFSASLPLLERSRWIVLVEGKKRDWRLAGAWSWPAQRGIALLPD; translated from the coding sequence ATGAACACGCTGACTATGCCGGTCGTGCCATGGTGGAAGCAACGCTGGCCGTGGCTGTTGATGGCCGGCCCGGCGATCGTGGTGACGGCCAGCATCTACGCCGGTTATCTGGCCGTCTCGGCGCCCGATGCGCTGGTGGTGGGCGACTACTACAAGCAAGGCAAGGCCATCAACCAGGATTTGCGGCGCGACCATGTGGCGTCGCAACTGGGGCTGTCGGTGGCGCTCGGCTACGACGCCGCCAGCGGCACCCTGAGCGGACGCATCAACCGCAAGGATAGCGGCCCGCTGCTGCTGCATCTGTCGCACGCCACGCTGCCGGAGAAGGATATCAAGCTGATCCTGGTGCCGGACCAGGACGGCACGTTCAGCGCCAGCCTGCCGCTGCTCGAACGCAGCCGCTGGATCGTGCTGGTGGAAGGGAAGAAACGCGATTGGCGCCTGGCCGGCGCCTGGAGCTGGCCGGCGCAGCGCGGCATTGCGCTGTTGCCGGATTAA